The following are encoded together in the Opitutus sp. ER46 genome:
- a CDS encoding DUF3488 and transglutaminase-like domain-containing protein, with the protein MTPARPNRPQLTLDELHQLRWLLGGLLTVVSVGTVVYMAVDAWLLMGLTVAVAVVTTLRPSVPARVPRLLHVMAFPSIAAFFALDFWLTSELLPALVRLDILLLLYRSLGYRQKRDDLQVIMLGLFLVVVAGVLTVSIGFALQLLLYTAGALGCLLLLTLIESTGAAAKPAGGEPAPAPPVPPWAVRPQWRRLLGRVAAVMEWRVVALGLALFGGVIVGAALLFLLIPRFQLENGMFLDRFITKKARTGFSDTIRFGEVTEIQQDTSVALHIDVAGPEQIPLAPYWRMLVLDDYRDGTFRLSPALRARSFGAVRTGTTVAFGRGAATEARRWRVYLEPGVSRYLPLLGRFRELRFAEAQTYQWAAGPAVVALAKDPVTMTAFQVEGFDAARRLNDDPAGSYLGRPWAEGGAGAEDRGKLERFLATAGVTAGMAAPQVAERITAELRARHSYTLSPRVPGGRGDPLVRWLDSREAGHCELFAGACVLLARTAGYPARVVTGFRGGTWNAFSESFTVRNSDAHAWAEIFDPATRAWLRADPLELPTNVRGEAAEAAGLLARRTDRSWGARMESLRVFWYRRVVSFDERAQVQTLKVVKEVVQDSAERLRQRLNRSALAFKAWLRSPWDWRRVGAAALVLALGGAVVLGWRRLRWRWLQWAWWRPQHRDDPIRREAGRWLRRLAERRGAGATTDVLSVVADLRRLRFGPRGTWPVPEQVFRRARAARRTTTV; encoded by the coding sequence ATGACTCCGGCGCGTCCCAATCGCCCCCAGCTCACGCTGGATGAACTGCACCAATTGCGCTGGCTGCTTGGCGGGCTGCTGACGGTGGTGAGCGTGGGGACGGTGGTGTACATGGCGGTGGATGCGTGGCTGCTGATGGGGCTGACGGTGGCGGTGGCGGTCGTGACGACGCTACGGCCGAGCGTGCCGGCGCGGGTGCCGCGGCTGCTGCACGTGATGGCGTTCCCCTCGATCGCGGCGTTCTTCGCGCTCGATTTCTGGCTGACCTCCGAGCTGCTCCCGGCGCTGGTGCGGCTGGACATCCTGTTGCTGCTGTATCGCTCGCTCGGTTACCGGCAGAAGCGCGACGACCTGCAGGTGATCATGCTGGGTCTCTTCCTTGTCGTGGTGGCGGGGGTGCTGACGGTGTCGATCGGCTTCGCGCTGCAACTGCTGCTCTACACGGCGGGCGCGCTGGGCTGCCTGCTGCTCCTGACGCTGATCGAGAGCACGGGCGCGGCGGCGAAACCGGCGGGCGGCGAGCCGGCGCCGGCCCCGCCGGTGCCCCCGTGGGCGGTGCGGCCGCAATGGCGGCGGCTGCTGGGCCGGGTGGCGGCGGTGATGGAGTGGCGGGTGGTGGCGCTCGGGCTGGCGTTGTTCGGCGGCGTGATCGTGGGGGCGGCGCTGCTCTTCCTGCTCATCCCGCGGTTCCAACTGGAGAACGGGATGTTCCTCGACCGGTTCATCACGAAGAAGGCGCGTACGGGCTTCAGCGATACGATCCGGTTCGGCGAGGTGACGGAGATCCAGCAGGACACGAGCGTGGCGCTGCACATCGACGTGGCGGGGCCGGAGCAGATCCCGCTCGCGCCCTACTGGCGGATGCTGGTGCTGGACGACTACCGGGACGGGACCTTCCGGCTCTCGCCGGCGCTGCGGGCGCGGAGCTTTGGGGCGGTGCGCACGGGGACGACGGTGGCGTTTGGCCGCGGGGCGGCGACGGAGGCGCGGCGGTGGCGCGTGTACCTGGAGCCGGGCGTGAGCCGGTACCTGCCGCTGCTCGGGCGGTTTCGTGAGCTGCGATTTGCGGAGGCGCAGACGTACCAATGGGCGGCGGGGCCGGCGGTGGTGGCGCTGGCGAAGGACCCGGTGACGATGACGGCGTTTCAGGTGGAAGGCTTCGATGCGGCGCGGCGGCTCAATGACGACCCTGCGGGCTCTTATCTGGGACGGCCTTGGGCGGAGGGCGGGGCGGGGGCGGAGGATCGCGGAAAGCTGGAGCGTTTCCTGGCGACCGCGGGCGTGACGGCGGGGATGGCAGCGCCGCAGGTGGCGGAGCGGATCACCGCGGAGCTGCGGGCGCGGCACAGCTACACGCTTTCGCCGCGCGTGCCCGGAGGGCGGGGCGATCCGCTGGTGCGCTGGCTCGACTCGCGCGAGGCGGGGCACTGTGAACTGTTCGCAGGCGCGTGCGTGCTGCTGGCGCGGACGGCGGGGTATCCGGCGCGCGTGGTGACGGGGTTTCGAGGCGGCACGTGGAACGCGTTTTCGGAAAGCTTCACGGTGCGGAACTCGGATGCGCATGCCTGGGCGGAGATCTTCGATCCGGCGACGCGGGCGTGGCTGCGCGCGGATCCGTTGGAGCTGCCGACGAACGTGCGCGGCGAGGCGGCGGAGGCGGCGGGGCTGCTGGCGCGGCGCACGGACCGCAGTTGGGGGGCGCGGATGGAGAGCCTGCGGGTGTTCTGGTATCGCCGGGTGGTGAGCTTTGATGAACGGGCGCAGGTGCAGACGCTCAAGGTGGTGAAGGAAGTGGTGCAGGATTCGGCGGAGCGGCTGCGGCAGCGGCTGAACCGGAGCGCGCTGGCCTTCAAAGCCTGGCTGCGTTCGCCCTGGGACTGGCGCCGCGTGGGCGCGGCGGCGCTGGTGCTCGCGCTCGGCGGAGCGGTGGTCCTGGGCTGGCGGCGGCTGCGTTGGCGCTGGTTGCAATGGGCGTGGTGGCGGCCGCAGCATCGGGACGATCCGATCCGGCGCGAGGCGGGACGCTGGTTGCGGCGGCTGGCGGAGCGGCGTGGCGCAGGCGCGACCACGGATGTCTTGAGCGTGGTCGCGGATTTGCGGCGTCTGCGTTTTGGGCCGCGGGGAACGTGGCCGGTGCCGGAGCAGGTGTTCAGGCGCGCGCGGGCGGCGCGACGGACAACGACAGTTTGA
- a CDS encoding DUF58 domain-containing protein translates to MKPARRDEVRQRRRFTWNALLWALIFPNRAHRIVPSVTGVVLIALSLGIGMAAYNSSSNILFLTLALLLTCLVLSGVLSWLNFRGVSWELPPAPAMRAGHDALVALELYNRKAFLPTYGLWFNFLARPQRPPEEQRPETTLMARSGEVRAVFEQAQAAEQRGRVALAGRLDAQAGMRLEWGLRPAQRGRLRIELVSVGSFFPFGFLRKDIGTALTLDAVVWPALVEYRRHAPAAVSRRPGEERVRRPGTGNDLIAVRRYQAGDSHRLIHWKASARTRQLLVRQFAAETTQGHTVWLRTDAETWPRPEQFELLVGFAATLIEDLFRENRLLAVAINAEPPLAGQRVRDLEQILDRLAVLQPTPAARAGTVRPMAPRNLLTFAPEGSRGVGALVDGQRVASA, encoded by the coding sequence TTGAAACCGGCACGTCGAGATGAAGTCCGGCAGAGGAGGCGGTTCACCTGGAACGCGCTGCTCTGGGCGCTGATCTTCCCGAACCGCGCGCACCGGATCGTGCCTTCGGTGACGGGCGTGGTGCTGATTGCGTTGTCGCTCGGCATCGGCATGGCGGCGTACAACTCCTCGAGCAACATCCTGTTCCTGACCCTGGCGCTGCTGCTGACCTGCCTGGTGTTGAGCGGGGTGCTGTCGTGGCTGAATTTCCGCGGGGTGAGCTGGGAGCTGCCGCCGGCGCCGGCGATGCGGGCGGGGCACGATGCGCTGGTCGCGCTGGAGCTGTACAACCGGAAGGCGTTCCTCCCGACGTACGGCCTGTGGTTCAACTTTCTGGCGCGGCCCCAGCGTCCACCGGAGGAGCAGCGGCCGGAGACGACGCTGATGGCGCGCAGCGGAGAGGTGCGGGCGGTGTTTGAGCAGGCGCAGGCGGCGGAGCAGCGCGGGCGGGTGGCGCTGGCGGGGCGGCTGGATGCGCAAGCCGGGATGCGGCTGGAGTGGGGGCTGCGGCCGGCGCAACGCGGACGGCTGCGCATCGAGCTGGTGTCGGTCGGCTCGTTCTTCCCGTTCGGTTTCCTGCGGAAGGACATCGGGACCGCGCTGACGCTGGATGCGGTGGTCTGGCCGGCGCTGGTGGAGTACCGGCGGCATGCGCCGGCGGCGGTTTCGCGGCGGCCCGGCGAGGAGCGGGTGCGGCGACCCGGCACCGGCAACGACCTGATCGCGGTGCGACGGTACCAGGCGGGCGACTCGCACCGGCTGATCCACTGGAAGGCGAGCGCGCGGACGCGGCAGTTGCTGGTGCGGCAGTTCGCGGCGGAGACGACGCAGGGCCACACGGTGTGGCTGCGGACGGACGCGGAAACGTGGCCGCGGCCGGAGCAGTTCGAACTGCTGGTGGGTTTTGCGGCGACGTTGATCGAGGACCTCTTTCGGGAGAACCGGCTGCTCGCGGTGGCGATCAACGCGGAGCCGCCGCTGGCGGGCCAGCGGGTGCGCGACCTCGAGCAGATCCTGGACCGGCTGGCGGTACTGCAGCCAACCCCGGCGGCGCGGGCGGGAACGGTGCGTCCGATGGCCCCGCGGAACCTGCTGACCTTCGCGCCGGAGGGAAGTCGCGGCGTGGGGGCGCTGGTTGACGGGCAACGGGTGGCGTCGGCCTGA
- a CDS encoding MoxR family ATPase, with translation MSDFLEADKVVAGHAALERLRASMRQTIRGKDDVIEQVLVCLVAGGHVLIEDLPGVGKTTLAYSLARSMDAAFSRIQFTSDLLPSDVTGVAIYDEAVKEFVFKQGPVFANIVLADEINRATPKTQSALLEVMDRARVTIDGEPHAVGAPFMVFATQNPVDYEGTFPLPESQLDRFLMRLAMGYPAAGDELEILRTARGGYDAIAINPVVTRTEMLQLQALVPGVFVEDSVLEYVLKLVAATRTETEFRAGVSVRGGVALRTAAQARALLQRRDFVLPEDVSALVVPVFAHRLALARQTSDALEERGAVAAGLKRIVAAVPVPS, from the coding sequence ATGAGCGACTTCCTGGAAGCGGACAAAGTGGTGGCGGGGCATGCGGCGCTGGAACGCCTGCGGGCGTCGATGCGCCAGACGATCCGCGGCAAGGACGACGTGATCGAGCAGGTGCTCGTTTGCCTGGTGGCGGGCGGCCACGTGTTGATCGAGGACCTGCCCGGCGTGGGCAAGACCACGCTGGCGTACTCGCTGGCGCGCTCGATGGACGCGGCGTTCTCGCGCATCCAGTTCACGAGCGACCTGCTGCCGAGCGACGTGACTGGCGTGGCGATCTACGACGAGGCGGTGAAGGAGTTCGTGTTCAAGCAGGGACCGGTGTTCGCGAACATCGTGCTGGCGGACGAAATCAACCGGGCGACGCCGAAGACGCAGTCGGCGCTGCTGGAGGTGATGGATCGGGCGCGGGTGACGATTGACGGCGAGCCGCACGCGGTGGGAGCGCCGTTCATGGTGTTCGCGACCCAGAACCCGGTGGACTACGAAGGGACATTTCCGCTGCCCGAGAGCCAGCTGGACCGGTTTCTGATGCGGCTGGCGATGGGGTATCCGGCGGCCGGGGACGAACTGGAAATCCTGCGGACAGCGCGCGGCGGCTACGACGCGATCGCGATCAACCCGGTGGTGACGCGGACGGAGATGCTGCAGCTCCAGGCGCTGGTGCCGGGCGTGTTTGTGGAGGACAGCGTGTTGGAGTACGTGCTGAAGCTCGTGGCGGCGACGCGCACGGAGACGGAGTTTCGCGCCGGCGTGAGCGTGCGGGGCGGAGTGGCGTTGCGGACGGCGGCGCAGGCGAGGGCGCTGCTGCAGCGGCGGGACTTCGTGCTGCCAGAGGACGTTTCCGCGCTGGTGGTGCCGGTGTTCGCGCACCGGCTGGCGCTGGCGCGGCAGACCAGCGACGCGCTCGAGGAGCGCGGGGCGGTGGCGGCGGGGTTGAAGCGCATCGTGGCGGCGGTGCCGGTGCCGAGCTGA